Proteins co-encoded in one Sporosarcina sp. FSL K6-1522 genomic window:
- a CDS encoding AAA family ATPase, which translates to MFLKKVTLLYEEDVSKETYPFSIPAIQSMTELDLTSKVTFFVGENGSGKSTLLEGIADLCGFNPAGGGRNNTYDVDASESALSDYLRLSWMPKVTNGFFLRAESFYQFASHVDDMAQQRGGSYQAYGGKSLHHQSHGESFLSLFLNRFQGRAIYLLDEPEAALSPQRQLTFLRVMHDLVQEEDCQFIIATHSPIILGYPDATILSFDDGEIKETRYEMTEHYQITKYYLDHREKFLKDILGD; encoded by the coding sequence TTGTTTTTGAAAAAAGTCACACTTTTATATGAAGAAGATGTATCGAAAGAGACGTATCCTTTTTCGATTCCAGCCATTCAGTCCATGACGGAACTGGATTTAACGTCAAAGGTTACCTTTTTTGTTGGGGAAAATGGCTCGGGTAAGTCCACGCTACTTGAGGGGATTGCAGATTTATGTGGATTTAATCCAGCTGGTGGAGGCAGGAATAATACATATGATGTAGATGCGTCAGAAAGTGCGTTGAGTGATTATCTTCGTTTGTCGTGGATGCCGAAAGTGACAAATGGTTTCTTTTTGCGAGCGGAGTCATTTTATCAATTTGCTTCACATGTTGATGACATGGCGCAGCAAAGAGGTGGGTCTTATCAAGCTTACGGCGGAAAATCCTTGCATCATCAGTCACATGGAGAGTCGTTTCTGTCTTTGTTTCTGAATCGCTTTCAAGGCAGGGCGATTTATTTACTCGATGAGCCGGAAGCCGCCTTATCACCTCAAAGACAATTGACGTTTTTGCGTGTTATGCATGATCTTGTGCAGGAGGAAGATTGTCAGTTCATCATAGCCACGCATTCACCGATTATTTTAGGCTATCCAGATGCGACAATTTTGAGTTTTGATGATGGAGAAATTAAAGAAACACGATATGAAATGACGGAGCACTATCAAATCACGAAGTATTATTTAGATCATCGGGAGAAATTTTTGAAGGATATTTTGGGAGATTAA
- a CDS encoding PaaI family thioesterase, with the protein MTTEVVYAIQDDYPADFAWCFGCGRLNEDGYHFRTSWNGEETVTYYEPSDKHIAIPGFVYGGLIASLVDCHGTGSCALALHRKNGHEPGSEEEPPRFVTASLNVNYVKPTPHGALLKAVGKVEEIHPKKWKVSVEVFADDTLCATGEVVGVVMPATFASK; encoded by the coding sequence ATGACAACAGAAGTAGTGTATGCAATTCAAGATGACTATCCAGCTGATTTTGCATGGTGTTTCGGGTGTGGGCGCTTAAACGAAGACGGCTATCATTTTCGGACAAGTTGGAACGGCGAAGAGACGGTAACGTATTATGAGCCGTCGGACAAGCATATTGCGATTCCAGGGTTTGTCTATGGTGGATTGATTGCCTCGCTTGTCGATTGTCATGGGACGGGATCATGCGCACTGGCACTTCATCGGAAAAATGGGCATGAACCGGGGAGTGAAGAAGAACCGCCGCGTTTTGTGACGGCCTCTTTGAATGTGAATTATGTAAAACCCACGCCACATGGGGCTTTGTTGAAGGCGGTTGGGAAAGTGGAAGAAATTCATCCGAAGAAATGGAAAGTATCTGTAGAAGTATTTGCAGACGACACGCTATGCGCAACAGGGGAAGTCGTTGGCGTTGTTATGCCTGCCACATTTGCGAGTAAATAA